One Legionella lansingensis genomic region harbors:
- a CDS encoding beta-ketoacyl-[acyl-carrier-protein] synthase family protein, which yields MSSNRVFITGLSALTACGDTADSTWEAILQGQSGIEETKQWDLSSWNHRLAGELKHFQPAKMLPDRKLMKVISRQDVMGINVAVQAINHSQLMSYRDSLGASDQISFNEKTAIYVGSPGNKYFQQEDFLPLLAKTDGNMQQFAQQLFDEVHPMWLLRILPNNVLAYTGITYGFKGPNHNITNHAVGGTQAIIEAYHALKQGQAERAVVVAYDIGIEPQALFYYEKLGIISKRHLKPFDKEHDGTILAEGAAALILESEASVKRRSAQCYGEIVGGIAASEAAGLFSINHDGKALANVITQALQGQDIQPAEVDFVVAHGNGNIKSDDSEAQAISQVFGRVPVTAFKWSMGHTICTSGTLDAVLTTYALQNKCLPGIANFESAASSCENLNLSAAHRYLENAKTAVMINRGFASMNACLVIKSCD from the coding sequence GTGATACTGCTGATAGTACTTGGGAGGCAATCTTACAAGGCCAAAGCGGGATTGAAGAAACTAAACAGTGGGACTTATCTTCCTGGAACCATCGCTTGGCTGGAGAATTAAAGCATTTTCAACCAGCAAAAATGTTGCCTGATCGAAAATTAATGAAAGTGATTTCAAGACAAGACGTCATGGGCATTAATGTAGCAGTACAAGCTATCAATCACAGTCAACTAATGAGCTACCGTGACAGCCTAGGCGCCAGTGATCAAATTTCTTTTAATGAGAAAACGGCCATTTATGTCGGTTCGCCTGGGAACAAGTACTTTCAACAGGAAGATTTTCTGCCATTATTAGCCAAAACCGATGGTAATATGCAGCAATTTGCACAGCAATTATTTGATGAAGTGCATCCGATGTGGTTATTGCGAATTTTACCCAATAATGTCTTGGCTTATACGGGCATTACTTATGGCTTCAAAGGTCCAAATCATAATATTACCAATCATGCAGTTGGAGGTACCCAGGCTATTATTGAAGCTTACCATGCTTTAAAGCAAGGCCAAGCGGAGCGTGCTGTGGTGGTGGCCTATGATATAGGTATTGAACCTCAGGCTCTCTTTTATTACGAAAAATTAGGTATCATCAGCAAACGACACTTAAAACCCTTTGATAAAGAGCATGATGGCACGATTTTAGCTGAGGGTGCAGCAGCGCTCATATTGGAAAGTGAAGCAAGCGTTAAAAGGCGCTCGGCTCAATGTTATGGGGAGATTGTTGGTGGGATTGCTGCAAGTGAAGCCGCTGGCTTGTTCTCAATTAATCATGATGGTAAAGCATTGGCTAACGTGATAACTCAAGCTTTGCAGGGGCAGGATATTCAACCAGCAGAAGTTGATTTCGTCGTCGCTCATGGTAACGGCAATATTAAATCTGATGACAGCGAAGCACAGGCCATTAGTCAGGTGTTTGGACGGGTTCCAGTTACGGCGTTTAAGTGGTCGATGGGGCATACTATCTGTACTTCGGGCACGTTAGATGCTGTATTGACAACGTATGCTTTGCAGAACAAATGTCTACCTGGTATAGCTAATTTTGAGAGCGCTGCTTCCTCTTGTGAGAATTTGAATCTCAGCGCGGCCCATCGTTACCTTGAAAATGCTAAAACAGCTGTGATGATTAATCGTGGCTTTGCCAGTATGAACGCTTGTTTGGTGATTAAATCCTGTGACTGA
- a CDS encoding lysophospholipid acyltransferase family protein — protein MTDLDLKISKLRISWMGRMLYRFIPYRRGVICANIELVFGDRLTKAQKERLAKAFYSHLATSIKEIIHLRFISEKSLRERVEVRGHQRLLDIIAKKRGVLILTGHFGNWEFAPLGGVLNFKEFQGQFHFIRRTLGSKTLERLLFRRYYQAGLNVIPKKNSLEQVCNALEQNHAVIFVLDQHASLANRDGVAVEFFGKKAGTYRSLASLARHTGVPVVPAASYRLADGRHVLEFHEPILWQDYGDAQESIYRNTLTYNQALERIILEHPEQWHWLHKRWKLKEPA, from the coding sequence GTGACTGACCTTGATCTTAAGATAAGTAAGCTTCGTATCTCTTGGATGGGACGTATGCTTTATCGATTTATCCCATACCGACGGGGTGTGATCTGCGCAAATATCGAGTTGGTATTTGGTGATAGATTAACGAAAGCGCAAAAAGAACGTTTAGCAAAAGCCTTTTATTCTCACTTGGCTACTTCAATTAAAGAAATCATTCATCTACGTTTCATCAGTGAGAAAAGCCTCCGAGAGCGCGTAGAAGTTCGAGGGCATCAACGCTTATTAGACATTATTGCTAAAAAACGTGGAGTATTAATCCTCACTGGACATTTTGGTAACTGGGAGTTTGCTCCCCTCGGTGGCGTTTTGAATTTCAAAGAATTCCAGGGACAGTTCCATTTTATTCGGCGTACCCTTGGAAGCAAAACGCTGGAGCGATTGCTATTCAGGCGCTACTATCAGGCTGGCTTGAATGTTATCCCCAAAAAGAATTCTTTAGAGCAGGTTTGCAATGCATTGGAGCAAAATCATGCTGTTATTTTTGTTTTGGATCAACATGCTTCGCTAGCAAATCGTGATGGGGTTGCCGTAGAGTTTTTTGGTAAGAAAGCGGGGACTTATCGCAGTCTCGCAAGCCTCGCTCGTCATACAGGCGTTCCTGTTGTTCCTGCAGCTAGCTATCGATTAGCTGATGGTCGTCATGTGCTTGAATTTCATGAACCTATATTGTGGCAGGATTATGGTGATGCGCAAGAGTCAATCTATCGTAATACCTTAACCTACAATCAAGCCTTGGAGCGGATTATTCTAGAGCACCCTGAACAATGGCACTGGCTGCATAAGCGCTGGAAACTGAAGGAGCCGGCTTAA
- a CDS encoding transporter substrate-binding domain-containing protein codes for MKLLCLISLLCCHLGFAANQKIVIGVPQYAPPYVMVESPQIFSGFDIDLMNEICSRLQWDCEYKPMKIKAFFSALTDQTIDFLIGAIAITRDRRQQFLFSIPYMICEAGFSVLESSSINNVGDLQGKRVGVLKERIYYDFLSRNFLNQFTIVPYERYTEIFLAARNGDIDAVFGNYYSALYMDHQWPNELKVLKEHFPVGEGLGIATLPANKAKMDQINKVLLQIQADGTFSKNIQL; via the coding sequence ATGAAACTTCTCTGCCTCATTAGTTTATTGTGTTGTCATCTTGGCTTTGCTGCAAATCAAAAGATAGTCATTGGGGTTCCCCAGTATGCTCCGCCTTATGTTATGGTCGAGTCACCTCAAATATTCTCTGGATTTGATATCGATTTGATGAATGAAATCTGCTCCCGATTGCAATGGGATTGTGAATATAAGCCAATGAAAATTAAAGCTTTCTTTTCTGCCTTGACTGATCAAACAATCGATTTTCTCATTGGCGCCATTGCTATTACACGAGACAGACGGCAGCAATTCTTGTTTAGTATTCCCTATATGATTTGTGAAGCTGGTTTTTCTGTGTTAGAAAGTAGTTCTATCAATAATGTAGGTGACTTGCAAGGAAAGCGAGTTGGGGTCCTAAAAGAACGAATCTATTATGATTTCCTTTCTCGCAATTTTCTTAATCAATTTACTATCGTACCTTATGAGCGTTACACAGAGATTTTTCTTGCAGCAAGAAATGGAGACATCGATGCCGTTTTTGGCAATTACTACAGCGCCCTGTATATGGATCATCAATGGCCCAATGAGCTTAAAGTTCTCAAAGAACACTTCCCTGTTGGAGAAGGGTTAGGTATTGCTACTCTGCCTGCCAATAAAGCCAAAATGGATCAAATCAATAAGGTTTTGTTGCAAATCCAAGCTGATGGCACTTTTAGTAAGAATATACAACTATAA
- a CDS encoding CBS domain-containing protein has product MEVREIMTPNPEYLPTTCTISEAARKMQELDVGFLPIGDKKTDKLVGTLTDRDIVVSCLAKGKDLSTPVQSIMHKGVLYCFENDDIKKATRYMKDHQIRRLIVLNKNKRLTGVLSLADLEKISKH; this is encoded by the coding sequence ATGGAAGTAAGAGAAATTATGACACCTAATCCAGAGTATTTGCCTACTACTTGTACAATCAGTGAAGCAGCTAGAAAAATGCAAGAGTTGGATGTGGGTTTTCTGCCTATTGGTGATAAGAAAACAGATAAACTTGTTGGCACCCTTACTGACAGAGATATTGTTGTTAGTTGTCTCGCTAAAGGGAAGGATCTTAGTACACCCGTACAAAGTATCATGCATAAAGGGGTGCTTTATTGTTTCGAAAATGATGATATCAAGAAAGCAACAAGATATATGAAGGATCATCAGATTCGTCGCCTCATTGTGTTAAATAAAAATAAACGATTAACAGGGGTGCTTTCTTTAGCGGATTTAGAAAAAATCTCAAAACATTAA
- the panD gene encoding aspartate 1-decarboxylase codes for MFYRKMLKSKIHRAQVTHADLEYEGSITIAPELLAAADILPNEAVNVWNVTAGTRFETYAIAGEKNSTSICVNGAAAHLVTPGDIIIIASFIQIQEEFCHQHKPIVIFVDERNQLKEVRPEIIGCQPA; via the coding sequence ATGTTTTATAGAAAAATGTTGAAATCAAAAATCCATCGCGCCCAGGTTACTCATGCAGATTTGGAATATGAAGGGAGCATCACCATCGCGCCAGAGTTATTAGCCGCAGCAGATATTTTACCTAATGAAGCTGTCAATGTATGGAATGTAACGGCAGGTACGCGCTTCGAGACCTATGCAATCGCCGGAGAAAAGAATTCGACGAGCATTTGTGTTAATGGTGCAGCAGCCCATTTAGTGACACCAGGCGATATTATAATTATTGCTTCATTTATTCAAATCCAAGAAGAATTTTGCCATCAGCATAAACCTATTGTGATATTTGTGGATGAGCGCAATCAATTAAAAGAAGTTAGACCGGAAATTATCGGTTGTCAGCCAGCTTGA